The Lactuca sativa cultivar Salinas chromosome 2, Lsat_Salinas_v11, whole genome shotgun sequence genome includes a window with the following:
- the LOC111913351 gene encoding NAC domain-containing protein 37 gives MDTMDHQSSCVPPGFRFHPTDEELVGYYLRKKVVSQKIDLDVIRDVDLYRIEPWDLIEKCRIGHEEQNEWYFFSYKDKKYPTGTRTNRATVAGFWKATGRDKAVYEKLRLIGMRKTLVFYKGRAPNGQKTDWIMHEYRLESEENGPPKEEGWVVCRAFKKRATGQSRTTKGWEPNYFYDESSCITSTMDNCITNQPSNFLLTQSFMCKQELEAAENLNFGHCDQFMELPQLQIPSILSMKRPISLISEHNQEDDQNIGRNTNNNDNNDTNEVRDWRDLDKFVASQLSQEENIRCVGEGFSASLEGNNGSDLNFLFLQGDTEDGGGGGSGGGIRRKLNGLLGSTSSDHFDIGICIFDKL, from the exons ATGGACACAATGGATCACCAATCATCATGTGTCCCTCCAGGGTTTCGTTTTCATCCAACTGATGAAGAACTTGTTGGATACTATCTAAGAAAGAAAGTTGTATCGCAGAAGATCGATCTCGATGTTATTAGGGATGTCGATCTTTACAGAATTGAACCTTGGGATCTCATAG AGAAATGTCGGATCGGACACGAGGAGCAAAATGAGTGGTATTTCTTCAGTTACAAGGATAAAAAGTATCCAACGGGGACAAGAACGAATAGGGCAACCGTGGCAGGGTTTTGGAAGGCTACAGGGAGAGACAAAGCTGTATATGAAAAACTTAGGCTCATAGGAATGAGGAAAACCCTGGTTTTCTACAAAGGAAGGGCACCAAATGGCCAGAAAACTGACTGGATCATGCACGAATACAGACTTGAATCCGAAGAAAATGGCCCTCCTAAG gaagaaggatgggtggTTTGTCGAGCATTCAAGAAACGTGCCACAGGACAATCAAGAACAACCAAAGGATGGGAACCCAACTATTTCTATGACGAATCAAGCTGCATAACATCAACCATGGATAATTGTATCACAAATCAGccttcaaattttcttttgacaCAAAGCTTCATGTGCAAGCAAGAGCTGGAAGCAGCTGAGAATTTGAACTTTGGGCATTGTGATCAGTTTATGGAGCTCCCTCAGCTCCAAATCCCATCTATCCTTTCAATGAAGAGGCCTATTAGCTTGATATCCGAACATAATCAAGAAGACGACCAAAACATTGGAAGAAACACAAACAACAATGACAATAATGATACGAATGAAGTGAGGGATTGGAGGGACCTTGATAAGTTTGTAGCTTCTCAACTGAGCCAAGAGGAGAATATCAGATGTGTTGGAGAAGGGTTTTCTGCGAGCTTAGAAGGGAACAATGGTTCCGACTTAAATTTTTTATTCTTACAAGGTGATAccgaagatggtggtggtgggggCAGTGGAGGAGGAATTAGAAGAAAGTTGAATGGATTATTGGGTTCAACTAGCTCAGATCATTTTGATATTGGAATTTGCATATTTGATAAATTATGA